From Enterococcus mundtii, the proteins below share one genomic window:
- a CDS encoding TrkH family potassium uptake protein, with translation MQLNLFFRKWRRRSARYASSHFSSIQIIVFYYILMTMISLGLFYIPFFRNPGSHASFIDMLFMAISTISVTGLSTFDIHAIFNNNGIILLEVLFQVGGLGIMMISTAFIIFSKRRITLRQRQLIMTDMNQPRLSGIVRLIRITFVILLWFQLLFGALFSVYFYIRGYFDHWHEAVFHGFYQAISAVTNSGFDITGESIKPFEHDYPFLFMIMFLIFIGGIGFPVLMEFREWRLYRKTKAKIPFRFSLFTKLAVLAFVILFVSGTVLIFLLEKNHLFKDLHPSVQWINSMFYSMTTRNAGLQIHDLGDFQITTLIVFSLLMFIGCSPSSVGGGIRTTTVAIIGLYLYSFLKSEDNINIFGRRIDEDDVRKSVVVFMLSLGMCFFCILFLSATEKQPLISIIVEVTSAFGTTGLSLGITGDLSTVGKITIGALMFIGRIGMLYTLMLFVPKETRDLGYEYPTEKIIIG, from the coding sequence GTGCAATTGAATCTTTTTTTTCGGAAATGGCGAAGGCGTAGTGCAAGATATGCTTCTAGTCACTTTTCTTCTATTCAAATTATCGTATTTTATTATATTTTAATGACTATGATTTCTTTGGGCTTGTTTTACATCCCATTTTTCCGAAATCCGGGTAGTCATGCTTCATTTATTGACATGCTTTTTATGGCTATCAGTACGATCAGTGTCACTGGTCTTTCGACATTTGACATCCACGCGATTTTTAATAACAATGGCATTATTTTACTCGAAGTGTTGTTTCAAGTGGGTGGTTTAGGGATCATGATGATCTCAACGGCATTTATTATCTTTTCTAAGCGACGGATCACATTACGTCAAAGACAATTGATCATGACAGATATGAACCAACCACGTTTATCTGGTATCGTTCGTTTGATTCGGATCACTTTTGTCATATTGCTCTGGTTCCAATTGCTATTTGGTGCCTTGTTCTCCGTTTATTTCTATATTCGCGGCTATTTCGATCATTGGCACGAAGCCGTTTTCCATGGATTTTATCAAGCTATTTCCGCGGTCACAAATTCGGGATTCGATATTACTGGTGAGTCGATCAAGCCATTTGAACATGACTATCCTTTTTTATTTATGATCATGTTCCTGATTTTCATTGGTGGAATCGGTTTTCCGGTATTGATGGAGTTTCGAGAATGGCGCTTGTATCGAAAAACGAAAGCCAAGATTCCTTTTCGTTTCTCTTTGTTTACAAAACTCGCCGTCCTCGCCTTTGTCATTTTATTTGTCAGCGGGACTGTCTTGATTTTTCTACTTGAAAAAAATCACCTGTTCAAAGATCTCCATCCTAGTGTCCAGTGGATCAATTCAATGTTTTATTCCATGACAACTCGTAATGCGGGGTTACAGATCCATGATCTAGGAGATTTTCAAATCACCACCTTAATCGTCTTTTCCTTATTGATGTTCATTGGTTGTAGTCCGAGTTCTGTCGGTGGTGGTATCCGAACCACGACTGTGGCGATCATTGGTCTTTATCTTTACTCATTTTTGAAAAGTGAAGATAACATTAATATTTTTGGTCGTCGAATCGACGAAGATGATGTCCGAAAATCAGTAGTCGTTTTTATGCTCTCCTTAGGGATGTGCTTCTTCTGTATTCTTTTTTTATCTGCCACGGAGAAACAACCATTGATCTCGATTATCGTGGAAGTGACTTCTGCTTTTGGTACAACGGGGTTATCGCTAGGAATTACCGGTGATCTATCAACAGTCGGTAAAATCACGATTGGTGCTTTGATGTTTATTGGACGTATTGGGATGTTGTATACATTAATGTTATTTGTGCCAAAAGAAACACGAGATTTAGGTTATGAATATCCTACAGAGAAAATCATTATCGGGTAA
- a CDS encoding Mur ligase family protein — MGIRSQFAIAVGKTAQWGLKTFFKGGSSLPGKLALSIDPHILDTLAKDYQVVVVTGTNGKTLTTALTVNILRQQFDEVLTNPTGANMVQGIVSTFLQAKAGKGQKKFAVLEIDEASLSRVTEYIKPELFLFTNIFRDQMDRYGEIYTTYKMIVDGAAKSPNATIISNGDSPIFNSVETVNPRRYYGFDHEEDHEQMAHYNTDGVLCPKCHHILHYKMITYANLGKYYCPNCDFKRPELDYRLTEMKRMDNKSADFVIDGNEYGIEVGGMYNVYNALAATAVAEYYGVVPEKIRQGLGYDEKVFGRQEVIEIDGKSCTLVLVKNPVGINQVIDMMGHAPYPFSLVALLNANYADGIDVSWIWDGEFERFADMEIPAVIAGGDRHTDMALRLKVAGIAEDKLTQSKELTDVIEKIKQLPTDHVYILATYTAVLQLRKELASQGFIKGGMNRG; from the coding sequence ATGGGAATACGCAGTCAATTTGCGATTGCAGTTGGTAAAACCGCACAATGGGGACTAAAAACCTTTTTTAAAGGAGGATCAAGTTTACCTGGTAAACTTGCTTTATCGATCGATCCTCATATTTTAGATACATTAGCAAAAGACTATCAAGTCGTCGTCGTAACTGGAACAAATGGAAAAACATTGACGACCGCTTTGACCGTCAATATCTTACGACAACAATTTGATGAAGTCTTGACGAACCCTACTGGCGCAAACATGGTCCAAGGAATCGTTTCGACTTTTTTACAAGCAAAAGCCGGAAAAGGCCAAAAGAAATTTGCGGTATTAGAAATCGATGAAGCCAGTCTAAGCAGAGTGACTGAATACATCAAACCTGAGCTATTTTTATTTACAAACATTTTCCGTGACCAAATGGACCGTTACGGTGAAATCTATACCACTTATAAAATGATCGTAGATGGTGCCGCAAAATCACCAAATGCTACGATTATCAGTAATGGCGATTCACCGATCTTCAATTCAGTTGAGACCGTCAACCCTAGAAGATATTATGGATTTGATCACGAAGAAGATCATGAACAGATGGCCCACTACAATACAGATGGCGTGTTGTGTCCGAAATGTCATCACATCTTGCACTACAAAATGATCACTTATGCAAACTTAGGTAAATACTATTGTCCAAATTGTGACTTTAAACGTCCAGAACTGGATTATCGTTTGACAGAAATGAAACGAATGGACAACAAATCAGCTGATTTCGTCATTGATGGCAATGAATATGGCATCGAAGTTGGTGGCATGTACAATGTCTATAATGCTTTAGCAGCTACTGCGGTGGCTGAATATTATGGTGTTGTTCCTGAAAAAATCAGACAAGGCTTAGGGTATGACGAAAAAGTATTTGGTCGTCAAGAAGTCATCGAAATCGATGGCAAGTCCTGTACCTTAGTCCTAGTCAAAAATCCTGTAGGGATCAACCAAGTCATCGACATGATGGGACATGCACCGTATCCATTTTCACTAGTTGCCCTATTGAATGCGAACTACGCAGATGGCATCGATGTGAGTTGGATCTGGGACGGAGAATTTGAACGCTTTGCAGATATGGAGATCCCTGCTGTGATTGCTGGTGGCGATCGCCACACAGATATGGCACTACGTTTGAAAGTAGCGGGTATCGCTGAAGATAAATTGACTCAATCAAAAGAATTGACTGATGTCATTGAGAAAATCAAGCAACTACCGACGGATCATGTCTATATTTTAGCGACCTATACAGCTGTCTTACAATTACGAAAAGAATTAGCGAGTCAAGGCTTTATCAAAGGAGGCATGAATCGTGGCTAA
- a CDS encoding type 1 glutamine amidotransferase: protein MANYELRIAHLYGNLMNTYGDNGNLLMLQYIAKKMGVTSHTEIVSIHEPFEAEKYDLVFFGGGQDFEQMIISKDIQEKKESLTHYIENDGVVLAICGGYQLLGHYYMDANGEKIQGIGALDHYTLSQENNRFIGDIVIHNEEFNETYYGFENHNGRTFLGEGERPLGKIVKGQGNNGEDQSEGVIYRNVYGSYFHGPILARNEHLAERLVRLALEKRYGKELDLPTVAAAPIK from the coding sequence GTGGCTAACTACGAATTACGCATTGCCCATCTCTATGGGAATCTGATGAATACTTATGGTGACAATGGCAATCTCTTGATGCTCCAATATATCGCCAAAAAAATGGGGGTCACTTCTCATACTGAGATCGTCAGCATCCATGAACCCTTTGAGGCAGAGAAATATGATTTAGTTTTCTTTGGAGGTGGTCAAGATTTTGAACAAATGATCATTTCAAAAGATATTCAAGAAAAGAAAGAATCATTGACTCATTATATTGAAAATGATGGTGTCGTACTTGCGATTTGTGGCGGTTACCAACTACTGGGGCATTATTATATGGACGCAAACGGTGAAAAAATCCAAGGAATCGGTGCGTTGGATCATTACACTTTAAGCCAAGAGAATAATCGCTTCATTGGTGACATCGTGATCCACAACGAAGAGTTCAACGAAACCTATTATGGATTTGAAAATCATAATGGTCGAACATTTCTTGGCGAAGGCGAACGCCCATTGGGAAAAATCGTCAAAGGTCAAGGAAACAATGGGGAAGATCAATCAGAAGGTGTCATTTACCGCAACGTTTACGGCTCCTATTTCCATGGTCCGATCTTAGCACGTAATGAACATTTAGCGGAGCGTTTGGTTCGCTTAGCATTAGAGAAACGTTATGGAAAAGAACTTGATCTACCAACAGTTGCCGCAGCTCCAATCAAGTAA
- a CDS encoding mannitol-1-phosphate 5-dehydrogenase: MRAVHFGAGNIGRGFIGEVLAENGFDITFVDVNEQIIDSLNEKGRYTIELADESKKQLIVERVRGLNNQKQPEQVIKEIAQADLVTTAIGPNILPFIAELIAKGIEQREQEGNQQPLDIIACENMIGGSEHLKMEVYKYLSDTRFADQSIGFPNAAVDRIVPMQQHEDPLFVQVEPFKEWVIDDTQRKNKEISLNGVLYVKDLEPYIERKLFSVNTGHATVAYTGALLGYATIDEAMQDSLVVAQLKSVLQETGSLLEAKWGFDNKQHEAYIEKIIQRFQNKYISDAITRVARTPLRKLGYQERFTRPVRELQEYNLTCPHLTATMGIIFNYYDPEDEQSRELQEMKVRENMDQLIQEVTGIHDPTTISNIKQNVMRYAKQVA, from the coding sequence ATGAGAGCAGTACACTTTGGTGCCGGAAATATCGGCAGAGGATTTATTGGAGAAGTTTTAGCTGAGAATGGGTTTGACATCACTTTTGTTGATGTCAACGAACAGATCATCGATTCATTAAATGAAAAAGGACGTTATACGATCGAACTAGCTGACGAATCGAAAAAACAACTTATCGTTGAACGCGTTCGCGGATTGAACAACCAAAAACAGCCTGAACAAGTGATCAAAGAAATAGCACAAGCAGATCTTGTGACCACAGCGATTGGTCCCAATATTTTACCATTTATTGCTGAACTGATTGCAAAAGGGATCGAGCAAAGAGAACAAGAGGGCAATCAGCAACCACTAGATATCATCGCTTGTGAAAATATGATTGGTGGCTCTGAGCATCTAAAAATGGAAGTCTATAAATATCTGTCAGATACTCGCTTTGCAGATCAATCCATCGGATTTCCGAATGCAGCAGTGGATCGCATCGTGCCGATGCAACAACATGAAGATCCTTTGTTTGTACAAGTGGAACCTTTTAAAGAATGGGTCATTGATGATACGCAACGAAAAAATAAAGAGATTTCGTTAAATGGCGTACTATACGTCAAAGATTTGGAACCATATATTGAACGAAAACTATTTAGTGTGAACACAGGGCATGCGACTGTAGCTTACACCGGTGCATTATTAGGATATGCAACGATCGATGAGGCAATGCAAGATTCATTAGTCGTTGCCCAACTAAAATCAGTGCTACAAGAAACAGGAAGCTTACTGGAAGCAAAATGGGGCTTTGATAATAAACAACATGAAGCCTATATTGAGAAAATCATCCAACGTTTCCAAAATAAATATATCTCAGATGCCATCACTCGGGTAGCTCGAACGCCTTTACGTAAGTTAGGCTATCAAGAACGCTTTACTCGTCCGGTTCGGGAATTGCAAGAATACAATTTGACTTGTCCACATTTGACAGCTACGATGGGGATCATTTTCAACTATTATGATCCTGAAGATGAGCAAAGTCGTGAACTGCAAGAGATGAAAGTGCGAGAAAATATGGATCAGTTGATCCAAGAAGTCACAGGTATCCATGATCCGACAACGATCAGTAACATCAAGCAAAACGTGATGCGTTATGCGAAACAAGTGGCTTGA
- a CDS encoding PTS sugar transporter subunit IIA: protein MSELAFDMIELNKAFATKEEAIRYCGRKLVEAGCVEEPYIDAMVERDAMLSVYMGNFIAIPHGTDEAKAFVKKSGICVIQVPDGVNFGTEQEEKIATVLFGIAGVGEEHLQLVQQIALYCSDMDNVVQLADALSKEEVTHNLAIA from the coding sequence ATGTCTGAATTAGCATTTGATATGATCGAGTTGAATAAGGCTTTTGCCACAAAGGAAGAGGCCATCCGATACTGTGGAAGAAAATTAGTGGAAGCCGGTTGTGTCGAAGAACCCTACATTGACGCAATGGTGGAACGTGATGCGATGTTATCCGTTTATATGGGGAATTTTATCGCGATCCCTCATGGAACAGATGAAGCCAAAGCATTCGTAAAAAAATCAGGGATCTGTGTGATCCAAGTGCCAGATGGTGTCAATTTCGGCACTGAACAAGAAGAGAAGATTGCGACAGTCTTGTTTGGTATCGCTGGCGTAGGTGAAGAACATTTGCAATTAGTGCAACAAATCGCTCTTTATTGTAGCGACATGGACAATGTTGTCCAGTTAGCAGATGCACTAAGTAAAGAAGAAGTCACACACAATCTAGCAATTGCCTAA
- a CDS encoding PTS mannitol-specific transporter subunit IIBC, translated as MEETIPKNKISFKAKVQKLGSTLSSMVMPNIGALIAWGVLTALFIPDGYLPNEAFATMVGPMLTYLIPLLIGYTGGKVIGGDRGSVVGAIATMGVIVGTDIPMMLGAMIMGPLGGFAIKKFDQVFQKHIKSGFEMLVNNFSAGLIGFALALIGFSAIGPVVDTLTQAMATGVEAILNANLIPLTSIFIEPAKILFLNNAINHGILTPLGTEQVATAGQSILFLLEANPGPGLGVLLAFTLFGKGATKSSAPGAMIIHFLGGIHEIYFPYVMMKPLLFLSVIFGGMTGSFVFQLMDAGLRAPASPGSIIAILAMAPLSAYLPVILGIVAATAVSFGISAVILKADAKETSEDFEKSVEATRQAKQQAKGTGTTSQGQPALSAIKKIIFACDAGMGSSAMGASLLRKKVQEHHLPQLVTNQAISQLSDEADVLIVTQVELQERAKQKAPHAHFVAVENFLNSPKYDEIIQALGSKEETQPNQPVSTTPTDDLDLSELKDIKEILLVHDDRAGSATMGLSLLKDILKKNQLEIPLKKINIDELTEQPNTLIVSRESLSEEARSVAPHSLHFSVATMVSPQKYETIAHYLKKVA; from the coding sequence GTGGAAGAGACGATACCAAAAAATAAAATTTCATTCAAAGCAAAAGTACAAAAGTTAGGAAGTACCTTATCTAGTATGGTGATGCCGAATATCGGTGCGTTGATTGCTTGGGGTGTTTTGACTGCCTTATTTATTCCAGATGGCTATTTACCAAACGAAGCGTTTGCTACGATGGTCGGCCCAATGTTGACGTATTTAATTCCTTTATTGATCGGCTACACCGGAGGGAAAGTCATCGGTGGTGATCGTGGTTCAGTCGTCGGAGCAATTGCGACGATGGGTGTGATCGTCGGGACAGATATTCCAATGATGCTAGGTGCCATGATTATGGGGCCGTTAGGTGGCTTTGCCATCAAGAAATTCGACCAAGTGTTTCAAAAACATATCAAATCAGGGTTTGAAATGTTGGTCAATAATTTCTCCGCAGGATTGATCGGTTTTGCGTTAGCATTGATCGGCTTTTCTGCAATTGGTCCAGTAGTGGATACACTGACGCAAGCAATGGCAACAGGTGTTGAAGCAATTTTAAATGCAAATTTGATTCCATTGACGAGTATTTTTATCGAACCAGCGAAAATCTTGTTTTTGAATAATGCGATCAACCATGGCATTTTGACTCCTTTAGGAACAGAACAAGTGGCTACAGCCGGTCAATCGATCCTATTCTTGTTGGAAGCTAATCCTGGACCAGGTCTAGGTGTATTGTTGGCTTTTACATTATTTGGCAAAGGCGCGACAAAATCATCTGCACCGGGTGCAATGATCATCCATTTCTTAGGTGGAATCCATGAAATCTATTTCCCATACGTAATGATGAAACCGTTATTATTCTTATCAGTGATTTTTGGTGGGATGACGGGTAGTTTCGTTTTCCAATTGATGGATGCAGGATTACGTGCGCCAGCTTCACCGGGTTCGATCATTGCCATTTTAGCAATGGCACCGTTGAGTGCTTACTTACCAGTTATTTTAGGGATCGTCGCTGCAACAGCCGTTTCTTTCGGGATCTCTGCAGTCATTCTAAAAGCTGATGCGAAAGAAACAAGTGAAGATTTTGAAAAATCAGTGGAAGCGACTCGTCAAGCGAAACAACAAGCGAAAGGAACTGGAACAACTAGTCAGGGACAACCAGCTTTATCAGCGATCAAAAAAATCATTTTTGCCTGTGATGCTGGAATGGGGTCAAGTGCGATGGGTGCTTCCTTGTTAAGAAAAAAAGTCCAAGAGCATCACTTACCTCAACTCGTGACGAATCAAGCCATCAGTCAATTATCTGATGAAGCAGACGTATTGATCGTGACTCAAGTTGAGTTGCAGGAACGAGCAAAACAAAAAGCGCCACATGCTCATTTTGTTGCAGTAGAAAACTTCTTAAATTCACCAAAGTATGATGAGATCATCCAAGCATTAGGAAGTAAGGAAGAAACACAGCCAAACCAACCAGTCTCTACTACTCCAACAGATGATTTGGATTTATCTGAATTAAAAGATATCAAAGAGATTTTACTTGTTCATGACGATCGTGCAGGATCAGCGACAATGGGATTGTCCTTATTGAAAGATATTTTGAAGAAAAACCAACTGGAGATCCCTCTGAAAAAAATCAATATTGATGAGTTGACGGAGCAACCGAATACACTGATCGTTTCAAGAGAATCCTTGTCTGAGGAAGCACGTTCAGTGGCACCGCATTCACTTCATTTTTCAGTGGCGACGATGGTCAGTCCACAAAAATATGAAACGATTGCTCACTATTTGAAAAAAGTAGCGTAA